The region GGCGCCGGCCGCGGGGTCGAAGAAGCCGAGGAGGTAGGCGATGGCGCCGGCACCGGCCACCACCAGGGTGAGGATGCGGCTCAGGTCTGGGCCCGAAGACGCCTCCCGCTGCGAGGCGGGCGGTGGCGTTCCGAACGGCACGGACATTGGAGGATCCTCCTGGAGCGGGAGACGAAGACGGAACCCCGACTGCCTCGACGCTATCGAACACCGGCGCGAGGCAGGGCCCGGGGACGATTCATCTCACTCCTGGGCAACGCGGGAAGGGGCGTCCGCGGCACTGCGCGGGTCCGGCCGGGCGCGGAGCGTCCGCGCCGAACCGCCGGCGGAAGCGGGAGCAGGGCGGAACGCCGACCCCCGAAACAAAAGCGGGGGCCGGGCGCCGCGATCGGCGCCCGGCCCCGGCGGACGAGCTCGGCGGGAGCGCTCAGCCCCCGATGACCTCGCGCATCAGCTTGGCGGTCTCGCTGGGGGTCTTGCCGACCTTGACGCCGGCGGCCTCCAGGGCCTCCTTCTTCGCCGCGGCGGTGCCCGACGAACCGGAGACGATGGCGCCCGCGTGGCCCATCGTCTTGCCCTCCGGCGCGGTGAAACCGGCGACGTAGCCCACCACCGGCTTGGTGATGTTGGCCTTGATGTAGTCCGCGGCCCGCTCCTCGGCGTCGCCACCGATCGCCTCGGTCTCCGGGTCGTCCTGGAACGCCTGGAGCGCGTCGATGTGGGTGGTGCCGATGATCGGGTCGCCGCCGATGCCGACGCAGGTGGAGAACCCGATGTCGCGCAGCTCGTACATCATCTGGTAGGTCAGCGTTCCCGACTTGGACACCAGGCCGATCTTGCCCGGGCCGGTGATGTCGGCCGGGATGATGCCGGCGTTGGACTTGCCGGGCGAGATGACACCGGGGCAGTTCGGCCCGACGATGCGGGTCTTGTTGCCGGTGGCGTTGGCGTGCGCCCAGAAGTAGGCCGAGTCGTGCACCGGGATGCCCTCGGTGATCACGACCGCCAGCGGGATCTCGGCGTCGATGGCCTCGATCACGGCGTCCTTGGCGAA is a window of Saccharopolyspora erythraea NRRL 2338 DNA encoding:
- the sucD gene encoding succinate--CoA ligase subunit alpha, which gives rise to MAIFLNDNSKVIVQGITGSEGTKHTARMLRAGTNIVGGVNARKAGQVVEIEGKQLTVFGSVQEAMKETGADVSVLFVPPKFAKDAVIEAIDAEIPLAVVITEGIPVHDSAYFWAHANATGNKTRIVGPNCPGVISPGKSNAGIIPADITGPGKIGLVSKSGTLTYQMMYELRDIGFSTCVGIGGDPIIGTTHIDALQAFQDDPETEAIGGDAEERAADYIKANITKPVVGYVAGFTAPEGKTMGHAGAIVSGSSGTAAAKKEALEAAGVKVGKTPSETAKLMREVIGG